A single region of the Marmota flaviventris isolate mMarFla1 chromosome 10, mMarFla1.hap1, whole genome shotgun sequence genome encodes:
- the LOC114079676 gene encoding protein S100-A15A: MPDTPVEESLFQIIHCYHQYAAREGDVETLTLEELRALLMDNVPRFMETLGRKEPYYIAELFRAADKNKDNQVCFEEFLYILGQLAKDYHLQYHRQLCAHHCAQQSLY, encoded by the exons ATGCCGGACACACCAGTGGAGGAATCCCTTTTCCAAATCATCCACTGCTACCACCAGTATGCAGCCCGCGAAGGGGACGTGGAGACCCTGACCCTGGAGGAGCTGAGGGCCCTGCTCATGGACAACGTGCCCCGCTTCATGGAGACCTTG GGTCGGAAGGAGCCTTACTACATCGCGGAGTTGTTCCGGGCAGCAGACAAGAACAAGGACAACCAGGTCTGCTTTGAAGAGTTCCTGTACATCCTGGGCCAGCTGGCGAAGGATTACCACCTGCAGTACCACCGGCAGCTGTGTgcccaccactgtgcccagcagagccTCTACTAG